The following proteins are encoded in a genomic region of Coffea eugenioides isolate CCC68of chromosome 6, Ceug_1.0, whole genome shotgun sequence:
- the LOC113776208 gene encoding protein DETOXIFICATION 24-like → MDNGLQERLLSSGKEEVVNLKGRIADESKKIWKVALPGILARVSSFGCIVVTQSFVGHISELDLAGYALVQTLSVRFVNGILIGMSSATETLCGQAFGAGQLHMMGIYLQRSWIVDFITLTILLPVFIFGTSIFRLLGEKDDIAQAAGYTSLWFIPFIYNFVFSLTIQMYLQAQQKNMVIAWLSILQFIIHIPLSWLFVYRLDWGVGGAMGALSISSWFVVFGEFAYIFGGWCPDSWKGFTTAAFKDIWPVVKLSIASGVMVCLELWYNAVLVLLAGYMKNAEVAISAFSICLNINGWEFMISLGFLGAACVRIANELGRGDAKAAKFSIKVLLSTSIVIGLFFWVLCLVFGSKIGYLFSDEKEVAESVSDLSLLLAFSVLLNSIYPVLSGVAVGAGLQSTVAIINLCCFYLIGIPIGALLGYVAHLQVKGIWIGMLCGVITQTIALCFMTWRTDWDVEVIKAKNRLQQWYLRSPEESSDLA, encoded by the exons ATGGACAATGGGCTACAAGAGAGGCTGCTTAGCTCAGGAAAAGAAGAGGTTGTTAATTTGAAAGGACGGATTGCTGATGAATCCAAGAAGATATGGAAGGTTGCATTGCCCGGTATTCTCGCACGAGTGTCTTCATTTGGGTGCATAGTGGTGACACAATCATTTGTCGGACACATTAGTGAATTGGATCTTGCTGGTTATGCTCTTGTACAAACTCTCAGCGTGCGGTTTGTAAATGGAATACTG ATTGGAATGTCCAGTGCGACAGAAACTCTTTGTGGGCAAGCATTTGGTGCAGGACAGCTACATATGATGGGTATTTACCTGCAGAGATCATGGATTGTTGATTTTATTACTCTAACTATCTTGCTACCGGTTTTCATCTTTGGAACATCCATCTTTAGATTGCTTGGTGAAAAAGATGATATAGCACAAGCTGCTGGGTACACCTCTCTATGGTTCATCCCCTTTATCTACAACTTTGTTTTCAGTTTGACTATCCAAATGTATCTACAAGCACAGCAAAAGAACATGGTCATCGCTTGGCTATCCATCTTGCAGTTCATTATCCATATTCCTTTGTCTTGGCTTTTTGTCTACCGTCTAGACTGGGGAGTTGGTGGTGCAATGGGTGCACTTAGTATCTCTTCATGGTTTGTGGTGTTTGGTGAGTTTGCTTACATCTTTGGTGGTTGGTGCCCTGACTCATGGAAAGGATTTACTACAGCTGCATTTAAGGATATATGGCCCGTAGTGAAGCTCTCAATAGCTTCTGGTGTGATGGTTTG CTTAGAGTTGTGGTACAATGCTGTCCTTGTATTACTGGCCGGATACATGAAAAATGCTGAGGTTGCAATATCTGCCTTCTCCATTTG CCTCAATATCAATGGATGGGAGTTCATGATAAGCCTTGGCTTCCTTGGTGCTGCTTG TGTTCGGATTGCTAATGAATTAGGGAGAGGAGATGCTAAAGCTGCAAAGTTTTCCATTAAAGTCCTTCTGAGCACTTCAATTGTTATAGGACTATTTTTTTGGGTGCTTTGCTTGGTCTTTGGTAGTAAAATTGGATACTTATTTTCGGACGAGAAGGAAGTTGCAGAAAGTGTATCTGACCTTTCTCTTCTATTAGCTTTCTCAGTGTTGCTCAATAGTATCTACCCAGTTCTGTCAG GGGTGGCAGTAGGAGCAGGTCTACAGAGCACAgttgcaattatcaatcttTGTTGCTTCTACCTAATTGGAATTCCAATTGGAGCTTTGCTTGGATATGTTGCTCATCTTCAAGTTAAG GGCATATGGATTGGTATGCTTTGTGGGGTGATTACTCAGACTATTGCACTTTGCTTCATGACATGGAGGACAGATTGGGATGTAGAG GTTATTAAAGCTAAAAACCGTCTTCAGCAATGGTACTTGAGATCGCCTGAAGAATCTTCTGATCTTGCTTAA